A window from Dioscorea cayenensis subsp. rotundata cultivar TDr96_F1 chromosome 10, TDr96_F1_v2_PseudoChromosome.rev07_lg8_w22 25.fasta, whole genome shotgun sequence encodes these proteins:
- the LOC120270519 gene encoding tRNase Z TRZ1-like: MESRKSEEKSIEPSCTPSSTMRKKGLEIEGYPIEGLSIGWQETCVIFPTLKTAFDIGRCPQRAISQDFLFISHSHMDHIGGLPMYVATRGLYSMKPPTIFVPVSVRENVEKLFEVHRVMHQSELKHNLVALDIGEEFQMRKDLKVKAFRTYHVIPSQGYIIYSVKQKLKQEYAGLSGNEIKNLRLSGVEVTYTVLSPEIAFTGDTMSDFVVDPENSDALRARVLVMESTFVDDAVTIEHARDYGHTHLFEIAHYAERFQNKAILLIHFSARYQADEIKEAIAKLPPSFSG, translated from the exons ATGGAGAGCAGGAAAAGTGAGGAGAAAAGTATAGAACCAAGTTGCACTCCTTCATCGACAATGCGAAAGAAGGGATTGGAGATTGAAGGATATCCAATTGAAGGGTTGTCTATTGGTTGGCAAGAGACTTGTGTGATTTTTCCTACTCTTAAGACGGCATTTGATATTGGTAGATGCCCGCAACGAGCtatttctcaagattttctcttCATTTCTCATAGCCATATGGATCACATT GGAGGGCTCCCTATGTATGTTGCTACAAGAGGCTTGTATAGTATGAAACCACCAACTATTTTTGTCCCTGTATCTGTGAGAGAAAATGTAGAAAAACTTTTTGAAGTGCACAGAGTAATGCATCAATCTGAGTTGAAGCACAATCTTGTTGCCTTGGATATAG GGGAAGAGTTTCAGATGAGGAAAGACCTCAAAGTTAAAGCATTCAGAACTTATCATGTCATTCCAAGCCAG GGTTATATCATTTATTCTGTGAAGCAGAAACTTAAGCAGGAATATGCAGGTCTGTCTGGAAATGAGATTAAGAACTTAAGGTTATCAGGTGTGGAG GTAACTTATACCGTGTTATCACCTGAAATTGCCTTCACTGGGGATACTATGTCAGACTTTGTAGTTGATCCAGAAAATAGCGATGCATTAAGAGCACGAGTTCTTGTAATGGAG AGTACTTTTGTTGATGATGCTGTGACAATAGAGCACGCAAGAGATTATGGCCACACCCATTTGTTTGAG ATTGCACACTATGCTGAAAGATTTCAAAACAAAGCAATCCTCTTAATTCATTTTTCAGCTCGTTACCAAGCAGAT gaaaTTAAAGAAGCTATTGCTAAACTTCCACCATCTTTTTCTGGGTGA